Part of the Hemiscyllium ocellatum isolate sHemOce1 chromosome 15, sHemOce1.pat.X.cur, whole genome shotgun sequence genome is shown below.
TGGCACTGCAAGTTTGATGTTAATATTAAATACATGTGAAATTGGCAGAGCAAGGAGAATGAAAATGCGAATTAAAAAGTAATTGTAATTGCACACCTGACCTGGCTTCACAAAATGTGAATGTATTCATGGGAACCCAataagaacatttttaaaaatcttgtttgCCTCAAGCAACAATCAACAAACTAAACAAAGCAAATGAGAAAACAAAATTCTCCAAGAATTAGGATAATAAATAgaatctttttttccttcttaGAACCATGCTATTCGACAGTATTTATCTAGATCGATGAAAGGAACTCTAAAAACATCAATCAAATGTTTATATCCAAACAACAGAGTTGCTGGGTGCCCCATCAGTTTGTGCTTTAAGCAGAATTAATTCCGGTTAGAATTTCATCTACATAACTCTGAAGTGTCTACTTGAAAAGTTTACAGCACAGTGGCAATTTGTTCCATCAGGCTATGAATCTTTGCTGAAATTAATAGGAGCATTGACAATTTAGtctgtttgatttagttttataAAGTCTGTCAACAACACAAGATTTAATAACTTGTCTGGGTACTAGCACTTCAACTTTCATTTCCTTGCAGAATTCCTATGTTCACATGATCAGTAATTCTGAGGgcatttgcattttttaaaaaaaatgctaggAATACTCTCTGGTAACAAATATCAAAATAATTTGTAAGTTTACACGGATTGATAGTACAAGTGTCAATTATAGTAAGCTAACGTAGTCTATAGGTACTGCTAGTACCTTAACTGTTCTGTTTTGAACCATAATTAAAATAAACCTCACTACTCCTTTAATTGAACAGGATATTTGATCAGGATTAATTTAAAAAAGCCAGAGAGGTGGGCTTTTCACCTCAGTCTCTGTAAAGTGTATTTTTGGAAGGAATTGTATAGTAATTATGTAGCTACTAGAGTATGAAATTTACAATTATTCCTCATCCCATCTTTTTATAATGTCACTGTGGGTTAAGCAGTGGTTAATactaccttatcaaatgcatgcCCACATACATAAAAATCTTCGACAATGAAAAAAGGATGGGGGAAAGAAACATGCTTAAGAAATCATTACTCATTACATTAAAGCTATTGTTTTGGTATTTAAGTACAACTATTCTGAAAAGAAAACTAAAATGACCAGTGTAGGAATTGTAAACAGTCAGATCTTTGTGGTTCTACAATGAGTATATACCAGATCAATAGTAGATCATATGAGACTTTTTTCAGGTATTTGTTTGGATGGGAGACCTTTTATATTTCTCCTTTGTAAAAGTTGCAATTCTCTGAAAAGTACTCCTATTTAAAAGTATACATACAGAAATGGAAGGGACTGCTCCAAAGCAGTGAACATTTCACTACTCCATCCATTTCAAGTTGTGTATTCAAGATGCATACTAGTTATAACATTATGCTGCTCATTTCACACATGCAACACTTAGAAAATTATGACAAAAAGTTACTGTATAGCACATAATAACCATAACAGACTGCTCTAAAAAACATACATCATTAGCACCCTTTAAGTGCAGGGTAAGAAACCTATAGTGTAATAACCGTGCCATCCTCCTCCATGCTTCGTTTATTGAGatcttccttttccacagtatccACTTTCATGGCAGCAATTAGTGTGCATGTATTTTCTTCACTGCTGGCAATAGAACCATTTGGTGTTAAACCATGATCACTGTCACTTTTTGTTAAAGACATTATACTAGCACTGGTTGATGCTGCCACTGGAATGTGCTGCGGCTCACTGTTGCCCTCTATGACTATGTCTGtttcttcatcactgtccacttcTTCTGAATGGAAATTCTGCATAACATGTTGGGATGCCACAAAAGTGGGATGACTAGTACCACTGTCCGTGGACTGGCCTGAACTACCAGAAGTCCGAGTGATCCTCACATTATTTCTTTGATTTGCTGGTTTCACAGTTATGATTAGATTGTGACTATTTGCAATCATCATATCAGTCACTTGATCGAGGCTTTTACCAGATACCTCAATACCATTCACCTCAAGAACTTCATCATTTACAGCCAACAGACCGGTGCTTTCAGCCAATCCCCCCTGCACCAATCTAGATATGAAAATTCCAGGGACTTTTTCCAATCCATGGGGAGTTACTCGGACGCTCGAACCATCACGAATATAGAAGCCTAGTGGTTTATCAGATCCATGTTTATATAGCCGCACTCTTCGATGGGTTTCTGGAAGAACATCGACATCAATGATTGAAGAGACAGGGCGGAAATCACGTGGCAAGCTGATGGCAATTGGAGGTTTCTTTCGGTTGTCAGGACGCAGTACATTTGACAAGACATTCTTTTTCCGTGTTAAAGTGTCAGTACCAAAGGCACTATAGTCAGCATCCTCTGCAAGAACAAAATAAATAATGAGTACTATCATTCTTACAACTCATTACAATGTGCAAGTTGTAATTGGCAAAATAATCCGTGGCaactatggaaaataaagaacatgaaagcatggtAAGCATTAAAGCACAAAGACCATtggcaatctgtggtctgtggaaggcaggatgggacaagaatagtggaatgctcttacaccaattagcagagtaaggttaaggctgaaaggtcactatggcaagatgagataacacaaataatgaagcaagtttctctgttaagtgttattgtGACAAGATTGGGATCATAAATATTTGGgaaatgacattaaaatatctaattcatagttagtagagtcagcttgagacaggagactattgtaatagatagaatagctaaatatctatcataacaggttagtctggaatggaagatcactgtagcagagttagcaataaatatctaaccatgacattagaataacattaagtagaatgcacaactaaagagataatgggaactaacatcactggatttattgtgtagctagagtgaggtgctttgattaatatagttggacatgctgataagctaacagaaacaagattaaaaaaaaccaaggacccTGAGGTTCGGGGGCAtttgagaatctgctttctcagtgtcatggttttttgtttgcaaataaaagacctacttcttgaagaattctctgcgtctcctggtgattctctatattttctccacaacacaaCTTCAAGTAAAATTGTGTGCGAGGCAAATAAATGCTACATAAAAAGTTGTGGTTAATTTTCTACAGTAATTCAATGACCCATTGACTAAATTTCACCCTCTTCCCTTATATGAGATAACCACATTTCCtggggcgacacagtggctcagtggttatcactgctgcctcattgcgccagggacccaggtttaattccatccttgggcaactgtgtgtggagtttgcacattctccatgtgcctgtgtgggtttcctccatgtactccagtttcctcccatcgtCCAAACGCTTGATTAGAtgaactggccattctaaattgcccagtgtccaggaatgtgcaggttaggtgggtttacTGCAAGAAATGAAGGATTACAGTGATAGGGttgtggggtgggtctgggtgtaatgctcttcagagggtcagtatagactcaatgggctgaatggtctgcttccacactatgggAATTCTATgatatcaagattagagtggtgctagaaaagcacagcagttcaggcagcatccgaggtgcaggaaaatcaatgtttcaggcaaaagccgttcatcaggaatacaaagcccttcatcaggaataggtattcctgatgaagggcttttgcccgaaatgttgactttcctgctcctcagatgctgcctgaactgctgtgcttttccagcaccactctaatccagaatctggtttccagcatccgcagttaaTGTTTTTATCTATTCTATGGTATCAGTTCAACCCAAGAGTGCGGCTGCAACACATCGCTGACATAATTCTTCTCACTGATTTTCATTTAAACTCAATTTGCTGTATTTGCAGGCAAGAAAGTTTCCTGCAAATACAAATCCCTATTTCTAGTCTATTTAAAGAACTATTAAAGAATTCAAGCCTATTATAATCATTTGCAGAAAATTGATAGCTCCTTAGTTTTCAGATCAAGTGCTTGCTACAGAAAATGCAAATTGAGAAGTACATGAATACAGTGCTTTCAGACATTAATTGTTTAAATTAGTTACTGCTAAACACAAAAGCTGCaagtaaggaaaaaaaatcaattaaaagTTTATAATGCTTATATAATTAAGTTTGTGGGTTACCTCAaatgagatttacaggatgtgcTAATTATGAAAAAAATCAGATGCACCACACAAACATAGGCCACTAGTTTCACATTATTAGTATAAGGCTGTAGCAATTATCCAATTTCacgttcttcaaaaaactcagaaaTTAAATTCTGCTCCCCAATTGGAGGAGTATAAAATTTAAGAAACCCATTACTATTATGTTTGCGAGAACAAATAATTTTCAGTTAAATAATTTTCTTCCTACACAAAAATACACAGCTCCTTTACAACACAACTGAGATTAAGAACTTGCTGTGGTGCAGTGCTAAACTGTCAATTATCTGCATTTCTTGTAGGAAATCCAGCAGGAACTGCTTGGAAGCTCAAGAGGTCTTGAGGCAAGAATGAACAGGCTGCGATGATGATGATAGGTGAGCAAATGGATTTAAAATTATACAGGGATTTAATAGGACAGATTCAGAGAAATTGTTCTCATTTGTAACAGTCATAAATAATATAGTCATTGATAAATTTAAAAATAGAGGAAAATCCTTTTCCAAGAAAGTGCTAAGACGGTGAAATTTGCTATTAAATGGAATAGTTGAAGCAAACAGCACGGATGCATTAAAGATGAAGTTAaataaatacagaggaacctcaactaTCTGAATATCGGAATATCTGAAGGAGATTGAGGTCCCaaaagaaacattacatcaaagacgtgttccaacactgatcgcatcttttgtttacagtgattaaacaggcactgtctccaaatgactgaccttctgctagccctctctctctctctctgtctctgtctctcttcctccccacccctcaatactttccctggagttctacacaggggtgtaccataaaccctccttccccagataatctctccaacattgtcctgcacAGGGCAGAGGTGAAACCTGTCAAAACATTGCAGTAAACTTGTGTGTGGGGGCacactatttggagactcactcccacacacccccaccaccaaaaggcagcagcagcagtagtctTGTTGGTAGTGTCCAGTTcagctgccccagagagggggcgggggtgaattttgggggggtggggggaggtggaggagggaAGGAGGACAGGCAGGGGCACGGACGGGCTCAGTGTAGCTGGGGTGTGGGGTGCTCACGCAGTGTGCTGCTACCTAGTCACCTGACCAGGAGTGGGCTTAAATAAAACTCCAGCCACCagaaaaataatcaattatccaaatgaaatagtgcctgctcatctcatttggataatcaaggttcctctgtatatgacaGAGAAAGGAGTATAATGGCCTGGTGATAGGCTGAGAGGAAACAGGGTGGGGAAAAGCTTGCATGAAGATAAATTATTCAAGCCAGATAGTCTGTTTCTATGCAATACCATTTCATTTATTGGAGCAGTGATTCCAATTGCATTGCTGATGTGGCTGGATAATCCAGCAAAGCAGACAGCAAACTGAATGCTGCATCAAGACTCCTGAGGGAAATGCTAGATGATGTCAAACTTCACGGTATCTTCAGCAATACAACATCTGGTCGGGTCTTGTCCATTCCACTATATATTTGTTTGTGCCCCATATGTTACAGTCAAATCAACAAATGTCAAACTAGTCTTTGTCTTTGCCCAATGCCTCCTACTTGCCATCCATTACCAACAGAAAGTACAGATGAGTGGCTGTGGAACATGGAAGTTGAACTGGAGTTTGTTGACTCCAGAAGACAAAGACCTGAAaagggcagagacagagagagacagagagagagagagacagagacagagacagagagagagacagagagagagagagattgaaatgGTCCACAAGTTGCAGACAGCAtgtctgggacacacgcaccaatcaacctaacatctgaacacttcaattcccctcctgctccaccaaagacatgcaaagTCCTTGGCCTCTTCaactgccaaactctagccacccaatgCTTAGAGGAAGAATGCATCATTTTCCATCTtgattcaccagtttcctcatttcccctgcccccaccgtatcccagatccaaccatctGACTTGGCATCCACTCTCCTGAATTGTCCTATCTGTCCAcctcccttcccacctacctgtttcaccttcctctctgacctatcaccatcactctccatcttcatctacttatcgcattctcagctatcttccctgcagcccacccctctcccatttatctttcagccctctTGGCTACACCACCCACCActcccatttctgatgaagagcttatgctcgaaacgtcgactctcctgctcctcggttgctgcctgactggttgtgcttttccaacaccacacttttcaactctgatctccagcatctgcagtcctcacttgcttctAGTCAAATTCAAAGAGCCAGTTAAATCAATATCCCCTCAAAGTGACGAAAGGTGTTgtgacagtgttatcaagcagctcCACAAAGGAATTAACTGCTCAATGCCTCCCTGTTTGagttccacaaggaccactcaACCAAtgatctcattacaatcttgGACCAAACGTGGACATAAGAGCTGAAGTCCAGGCTTGGGGGAAAGTGACTATCCTGaacatcaaggcaacatttgacaTAATATGGCATCAAGAATGCCTACTAAAACTGGAGTAAATCGGAATCAAAAGGAAAATGTTCCATTGGTTGAAATCATACTTGGCACAATGGATGTGGGTGTTGGACGTCAATCATCTCAGTTtaaggacatcactgcaggagttcctcagagtataGTTCTCggtgcaaccatcttcagctactcaATGATGTTCTCTCTATTgtaatcagaagtggggatgcctGCTGATGATTGTGCAGTGTTTAGTACCATTCatgtctcctcagatactgaagtcgTCCAATCTATATGATAACATTTAGGCCATAGatataagtggcaagtaacattctcaACACACAGCTATCAGCAATGAGAGAGAATcaaaccatcaccccttgacattcaaagacaTTATCATCACAAagacattaccatcactaaattctCCACTGTCAGTATTCTAGGAGGGGTACCATTGGTCTGAAAACAAACTGATTCAGTTTAaatgagcaggtcagagattaagacttctgtggcaaataactcacctcctgtctcctcaatgtcagtccaccatctacaaggtgaaAGTTAGGAACGTGATGTActctatttgcctggatgagtgcagctccaacaccactcaaTTAGCTTGTCACCATCTAGGGCAAGGCACTACCTGCAAGTTTACACATCAAGCATCCCCAAGCCACACAATATCCTGTCTTGAACCTATATCATGATTTTAATGTTGATGGAGCAAAATCATCAAAGTTCTTTCTTACACTCTAAGGACTGCAGCAACTCAAGGCACCTGCTCTTCTAGGGAAATTCAGAATGGGAAGTAAACACTGGCCGAGCCAGCAACACAttacatgaatttttttttaatggaggcACACACCAAAAcagcaaacaggcagaaaactagccaccaggatacatgaacatcaattagccacaaaacaacatgaaactctcactagtatctttacatacagataaggaaggacaccacttcaattgggacaacacatccatcctaggacaagccaaatagagacatgcacgataattcctagaaacatggcattccaaccacaactctatcaacaaacacattgacttggatcccatctaccacctcctgagataaaagaacagaaaatgacaccaccataggaaatgacatcaccaacccaaggaaacccaaacatctaaatagaaaacaggaaacaccagcagtgctttgtccggaggctcacCGAAgacattacctagtatggtgacgatacatctgaaaatgagccttccagctcagtgagcaaacattcacccagaacctcaacttgagctacagatcttctcaaaacttgctactacctgaagagcattagcaaatctccTCTTCGCCGCGCCCCGCCCCCCATATTTGCCttgtaggttttttttaataaacccATTCAGAGTTGTTATTACATAATTTTGGAGCAAGTTGAACTAGAACCCAGTCCTTCTAGTTCAGAGATAGGTAAATTACTACTGTGCTaaaagattattttttaaatctaCCTGTTGcgatatgttatgacacacctctgaagcaggtgcaATTTGAACTCGGGCTTTTTACCTCAGAAGCAAAGACATTACCACATGCCTCAAGAACTCATACTTGTTTTATAGATTACCTTTGGACTACAGCTGCCAAAGTGGTTTGAAATTTCAAAATTCAGAAGCTGACTGCTGTGTAAAAAGAAAACAGCTAGAGTAGACTTTTGAAGGTTGCAAAAGTGGAATGAAACTTCACATGTTCTGATATGAAGTAGTTTACCAACGAAATACATAGTATAGTTTTCTTACTTTGAACTTGCTGTGCACAAAGCATACACACCTGAATGACAAACTGAAATGGTAGTGCAAAGGTCAATTTTACCTCACTTCAAAACATTTTTCCTTTCATTTATCTGACAATTAACAATTTGCCCAATTTGCACAAACATTAAACATAATCAATTTCATTTATGATTATTGCCCTTTACAGAGTGCACATCTTTCTCAGACAAGACTCAGCTTCGTCAGGATAATTGTTATTACTACAGTACAAAGCTTGCAAGAATGCATTTAGATAGGATGTGGTATAGCCTCATTTGATTATTAAATGTAGCCTGCCAGTTTTACCTAGCTTTTCTGAATCTGGCAGCTAAAGACAGACAGGAACTTATTGTTTCAAGAGGTAAATTACCTACTGCAACCAAGTTACTGTCTTCCATCCCTTTTATTTTAATTACCTTATCCTTTCGATTGCATACCTGACCATTTTTAGTTGCCACCTCAACTTACTGCAGTCAGGTAGTTACTACATGCATGGCTGTCAACTATAATTCAGCTAACTCCTAGCCACTTATGTGTACCACAGAACTGTTTTTGAAAACAACAAAGCttactgttttttttctgattgcaCAAATCTGCCTTCTCCATCTACCAGTTTTCCACCTCACCTCACACTAGTGGGCAGCTCAATTCAACTTAAATACATGGTAGCTCAGCAATTTCTCTCTCAAGGCTAGAAAATAAAGTCATAAATTATGCATTTTAAAGCAAGTATTTACTGCTAGTTTTGAGACATTCCACGGAACTGAAAATATCCAAGAACATTCTTGGTGATAAGTTCTAGATTTCcgatgggatcaaaggttacagggagaaagcggaaaaatggagttgaaaaacctatcagccatgatcgaatggcagagtaggTTTGATGGGccggaatggcctaatttctgctcctataccttatggtcgTATAATATTAGCTTGGAGACTGGGCAGAAGGATATCTGGGTCCTGCAACATGGAACAATTGTATCTGCTTAATATTTCTTGCCTCCTTTTGAAGGCCAGAACCAGCCAAATAGGTTGGCCACCTATCTGGGAAGTGAGCATTCAGCACCAGTTTGCAGCTAGGAAGAAGAGGTGGGAATAGAACTGAAAAAGACAGTAATGTTTGTTTGGGGTGATAGGGAGGGAAGTGGGGTTTGGAAGAGGAAATCAGAAAGGTTATGAAGAAGGAACTATAGGGGTCTGCTGTGGGGGAGCATAGGGAATGGAAGGTGagagtgcaggttttgcaattctcgCAGTGGCAGGGTAAGGACAAGGTAATTAAAATAAAAGGGATGGAAGACAGTAATTTGGTTTTAGTAGGTAACTTATCTCCTGAAACACTAAGTTCCTGTTTGTCTTTAGCTGCCAGATTCACAAAGGCTAAGTAAAACTGGCAGGTtacgtttaaaaaaaaataaaatacacATTAAATTAGAGGCACAGCGCTTAAATCGTATCTTTAAAATCAACCCGCTTCTAGAGCAATATTGGTTGCCAGCCACACATCTTTGGTTTGCTTACACCTGAACTGGGCAGGGGTTAAGTTTAAGGTTTTATGTTTGTAACCATTTAATCTAACTGAACAGACCTATTTTAGAGGTTACAATCTCCATCCCCAATCCTCCTTGGACCCTAAATGGGCTTTAATCTGATCTAAGAGTTTTTAAAAGGGGAAAATGTAAATTGCACTGAAAAAATAGAACTGGTTTACAGATACAGACATCAAATCAGTAAATAAAGAGAAACAGACACAGGAGTAGCCAAATTAAAGAAAATGAGGGGTGTTGGTGATTAATCAATACAAGATATTTTTGACAACATAATGGCAATTAACTATGATGATATTTAAAATCAGCTGATGTACAGTTGTAAAAGATTATAAAAAATAACTGCATTGCTGGAGTAGTAGTGGAAGAAAGTTATCAACTGGAAATATTCAAAACATTTTTTCCAGTTTTGTGAAAATCACTGAAGAGGGTACATATTTAGCACTAGTCAAGTAGAATGAGGAAGAGAGATAACTTTCTTCATACAAGGAGTTATTAGAATATGTATTGCAATGCAcatatttaaattcaaatttagaagggacttttaaaataaaaagatacatGAAACAAGTAGTAACAGAGACTGGAGTAATAGAAAACTCATGACACTAGAACAATGGACCAATTTATCACCTCACGAGCCAAAATTTCTTATGACTCTCTTTGACTTGGGTTGTAATGAGTATAGTAAAGAATTAAAGAAATTGTGTCACAGTGAGACCAAAAGGCCATGTGAAAAAAGCAAATGCAATATgtagggatagagagagaaatcgGACAAGGCCAATTCAGTAATGTGAAGACAAGGTTACCAACTAAACTTCCGGAACTCTTATGAGAAATTCTGAATGCTGTCAAGGGCAGAGTCAGAGGACTCTGTCCTCATTCTTGCACTGAGTTTCACTTGATCATTGAAGCAGGCCATGGACAGAAAGGTCAAAGGATTAAATTGACAAGCAACAGCAAGCTTGGAGCCATGCTTGCAAACTGAATGGGGAAACATTCTGCAAAATAATTATCTAATTTGTTTGTGATCTTCCCAATGTAGACAAACCGCGCACTGCTAAATTGCAAGCACACAAGTGAGGACAATatattgggttttttttaagattagattagattagatttacagtgtggaaacaggcccttcgacccaacaagtccacaccgacccatcaaagcgcaacccacccatacccctacatttacccctacctaacactacgggcaatttagcatggccaattcacctgacccgcacatctttggactgtgggaggaaaccggagcacccggaggaaacccatgcagacacggggagaacgtgcaaactccacaaagtcgcctgagtcgggaattgaacccgggtctcaggcgctgtgaggcagcagtgctaaccactgtgccactgtaccgcCCACCGGGTTCTGATGCCTCTGCAGAAATCAGCCTGTCTGCACTTTTTGTCAAGCCCTGGACTTGAAATTTCAATGTGAAGACAAGGTTACCAACTAAGTAGACACATTGCTTCCAATGTGCCTATTCATCGTTTGACGGGAATATTGAGGACCAGGATCACAGTCTCCAGACGAAGGTCATAGTTTGCTAAACAATAGAGATCCCTAGACGCCTACAAGCTTTAGAGATTTGGAAACTGACAGCAGGCATCCTAATGCACTGAAATTCTATCAAGTGTCTTTGCAAGATGCTGCAAAAAAATTCAGTGGCTACAAAGATAGCCCAATAACAAATAAAAATCACTCAAAAATAGCTTGTGGCCAGGATGTGTCATTTGTAAGCCCAACACCAGAATCCCAAAACAATTGCTCGGTTTGGAATTAGTTTGGAGACAATAAACACAAGAGGAGAGCTGAAACACTTTAGTAATGTCTCCAAAGCACCCCTGCCTACCCATGAGAATACCTGATAAGAGCAAAATACTGTATATGTTTGAAATCTAAAatacagaaaattctggagaaactccgATCATcatccatttttctctctctctctttccatgaAAGAAAGGAAAACCTTTTACTTGTGGAATCATACAAAAGGAGATGATAAACTGGATATGGAAAAAGAAGCTTGAAAGAATGAGTGAAAGTAACTATTTGGCAGACTCATTATCTCAATTCAATAGAGCACATAGGAACACAGAAGCAAGATTAGGGCATTCAGCCactcaaatctgctccaccaacCTATATCATGGCTTACCATCGACCTACATTATATTTCCTCACCATTCCTATATCCCTTGATGTAATTAATAACTAAATTACTGAATCTACACCtggggtagaaaattccaaagacccaccaccctctgaatgaagaggtttctcctcaactccatCTTAAAGTACtagagtcaattataaaaatatTTAATAGTGACAGGATTAGATAGAATCAGTa
Proteins encoded:
- the LOC132822912 gene encoding partitioning defective 6 homolog beta-like, yielding MIKTHHRTPSRSLETVEVKSKFGAEFRRFSLDRSKPGKFEEFYGLLQHVHRIPNIDVLVGYADIHGDLLPINNDDNYLKAIKTANPLLRVFLQRTEDADYSAFGTDTLTRKKNVLSNVLRPDNRKKPPIAISLPRDFRPVSSIIDVDVLPETHRRVRLYKHGSDKPLGFYIRDGSSVRVTPHGLEKVPGIFISRLVQGGLAESTGLLAVNDEVLEVNGIEVSGKSLDQVTDMMIANSHNLIITVKPANQRNNVRITRTSGSSGQSTDSGTSHPTFVASQHVMQNFHSEEVDSDEETDIVIEGNSEPQHIPVAASTSASIMSLTKSDSDHGLTPNGSIASSEENTCTLIAAMKVDTVEKEDLNKRSMEEDGTVITL